aaatgtatgtgtccttttattgaggatatcatattatgccgtttaagaatacttggggatacgtgtctgaaatttatacagtatatgctatctaacattagtcaacgtgacatgtgtaaatgttatgatttatattccacaagcatatgttgtttgctccttcagatgaagctaataagggttatacagttatagaagagttgaaaagtaaatactccttcctgttgatatagccaaataccttgcattcattcttatagtcctatgtggaatgtaatatctgaaatatatacctatcatgactaatacctatcatgactaatgcactcctttttgtcaagattattattcaatatttagaataattagataaatgtatctttatgatatttaagcactggtgtatacacaacatatatgtgattgccatgatatagaggtgattaatgcattttaattgacatcatatgaacagacacagactctccctgggaccaatgcacaatgcacttttaaattgtttcaataactccatgataaagacaatacttcatatctcttgaagtatgtaatattaagcccttatgtattttggttaatagtctaaatattgcaaatgtattatctgctttagcagacatgacattacatatattttataaatattagtactatgacacattataactttaatgtgtcatcgttttgtattgaataaatatgattttcacattgaaaattacatttgaatgagggtaaatctgtaataataaaactcatcttcatgataaaaaaattatttcctttgacttatttttctatattattttctatgaggtaaccatgccattcaagtgtgcaatctcaggggattgtatgtattgataatgtatctttattttaaggattatattatatctggatttgtctctttgaaatgagcatctgatatatttcttaaagggatagcctattcaaaataaaactcatgaattagagcatgcagtatttatatacttaaatatgtaatcctataatctatttaacttcattatcatctgtaatttactaaaacaggaatgttagcttaggaatctacccattttgaatctgcacatggggagcgcttgatgattgttgtctaaatgtaggcaacaatcagcaagtgcaccacaggtgatgaacattaaatggaatggctcctaaacttaaatacatgattgaaataagaaacataaaaaattaaattgattatgagtacatatgtaagttgattggaattgaatgatttatctggttcattaatgttttattgtgaacacactcttccttttttttttttaaagtgacataaattccattattttgctaaaacatatatatttaaaagcaaatctaatatatttatattctttatatttcttaatattcttagtatcctttgattatagttttatttaggtaagatcaggagcagcatagaacctatgttggagctgtttattgttgccaacatacagtatatatcctgtctgtcattggttcacccatgtactcatttttattaaccaggagtgcatagctgctctttaaataattataccaagagaacaaagtaatatttggaatataattaaaatgatattttagataattatgttatacataaatcataagatgaatgcattgattagtacatagctggaaataaagaaacattcaccatgactatatttgagtaaagtatacatttatttagggaaaatgtggtaaatatagggatgaggagagagggaggggagtggtattccatttctgagaatcttcaatctgtaaaacattaaaagaaacaaatgtgtattattaaaaaacataatcataaataactaaaaggtctcattacaatactataaaaatacctgaaaagaaatcttgaatagttgcagatctctccaaatgggcattgaggggttggggatgattaattacatcaggctcaaagatttcacctgggggctgtggtgttggaagtaagtcgttcaacatcccatgctcctgtgccatgttgtgtagacagcaacatgccactatgattttaatagctttttccggactgaattggagatccccccctgatctgtccaggcagcgaaagcgcatttttagaacaccaaacagtcgttctattatagcacgtgttcggatatgtgcttcattatatctgtattaaaagaacaagaaatatgattataatatataatgtgaagacaaatcaaatactaatgagctaactacattcctggtttgatcttataaatctttaaacctttttatatatatataaatatatttatattcaagcagagagatttataaatgcttcactgataatagatgatttgtattttgactgtccctttaaaggcactcagtacaacattgttatgtctgtgatagtgatatatacacacacacacgagataatcaagcaacaaatgtatgtgcacaaacacagatatatagcttaataaaggggcaggagccccgaaacgttgctcaataaaggtgctgttgctccacatagagtgctacctgtgtgttctatttcattacatttactgggactttggaaaaggaggtcctccaggtttgcacctacattcacccaagagtgatttaaagggacattcctatgaagtgtgtactggtcctacttttctacagattatagtgagcattttgcaaagcacaatcaatatttctgacacacaagagcagaaaataaatatatattttaccttaattcagcaggcccaacaacctggttctctttcaatggtgtccaaatccattttttaagaggatatgcagaatctgctaaaatatgaatgcatagatatacagtatatatatatatagatatagatagatagattaacacacatctttccataaagcaatgtatgacataaaataatgttatgcatatgtcttactatgacatagttaatatatatcttttaaatgattaacaatttatttatttaatcaatttcacccccttagacacatacaaaaaggattataaagcaatgaaaaaataaaatgtcaaaatattgaacacatgaaggcatcataatatatacataaacacttaccgaggagatgtccttcaggcatttgatttgtctcaaacaatctccacacaccagaattcctgaggatgtaggcatcatggctacttcctgggaaccctgccacgacatttaatatgcgcatgtttgcatcacatataatctgcacatttaaggagtggaagtgtttcctatttctaaatattatctccctgcgcacagggggtcttagggcaatatgagtgcagtcaatggccccaaggacattgggtatgccacctaaaagaaaaaagtcccttttaacatcacgccaacctctgggtgatgtggggaaaaaaatacattttctgcaattatcataaagtccatcaataacttttgaaagatgcttagaaagagtggacttatgcaccccagttacaatgccccctgtcacctgaaaggatccagaagccaaaaaatgaagtgcccctagtagtttggtcattccagggacagccctgcttgaatagccctggctttccagcctatcttgcaacagggcatataactgatatattttctccctgttgagcctgaaactttcaaacacctgctgctcattcagggtttctatatccagcctcactctggggatgtcaggcctacgctgtctaacttcagcattgtcagcttctctctcaccctgcattttgaaatatctgttctgaggttaggctaggtgtggtgttttttttatagctgtgtgttgcttgttaacatatgtgaaactggtgattgcaatgaataacatgggggggggggcttatcttcatctcatctaatccttaatttaatgaacagtttgaaagtatatacttactcatgacttttatttttgatatgaactataatttcaacatatatgtagttacatatcggaaattcaaagacactgaatgtaattattatatttttcaatttaaatatatcagcctttatcataacagttaaaagtaattattaaaattatatgatttatataggtcaaatatatatatacaattatcatacatatatacatgtaggagaagattattattagataaaattatatttctatatgtattgagattatatatagcatccctgggcaaaggtttcattttgaattggtagatattttatttatttataaaatattttaccaggaaggatacattgagatttctctcgttttcaagtacgtcctgggtacacaaaacattgcattgacacaataggtacaataaaataaaaaacaataataatacacgatatatgcacaaaaatttaacatagaaccggtaggaaatatataatcaacaatgacaggtgcattctgttttgagatatgtagagagggatctcttaatggatattaggcatggggaaggtttaaaagtgtgcgggaggtcgttccataattgtggtgcttgcatatatttttatatgcacatacatattgaaatttctatgacaacatgggtgcaaatattcctatacataggaccaataaatgtagcatatataatgttatttgtacattgaaacactcataatttttttgtgatttgcaatttcaatgagaaacaggcctcaaaaagctcttttttcttcctttacacctagttgagctgggggtaatatttctcaatgtatcgacagcctccgacagtgtattaacggttagcgctttcaatggaaacctggtataatttatcgattaacggcttctattactttctatgggacgcgaaaatcttttcggcagccgaagtccggcagccgatattgaggtataacgcgccattggaaacagtcgttaaacgctattgctttcgacagcatatttaacggtttgcgagtgcacgcaaactgaattacgactcaatggaagcgaggccttagttttTATTCTGTGAATGTGTGTTTTGAGATGTTTGCGTTTTAAAGATCTAGCGAGCATTTTTCCCTCCTTATTGCTTTGATCATAGTGTTTTTGTTGCATTTTTAGGGCCCTGTTCTGTTGCTCATGTTGCATGTATATATTAAGTTCTGACCTTGCGTTTATTAGTTTTGTACCGATCTCACTGTCTTTTGGGTTTTGCTTATGTGTTTGTTCCAAGTGCTGAAGTTCTCTAAGGAGGGTGTCATATTTTATTCTGTGTTGCTTGATAAGGTTGGCTTTATGTTTCAGTAATTCCCCTCTTATaacacatttgtgcgcttcccatataGCATCCAAAGCTATATCAGGTGTGGTATTGATATGGAAATATTCGATGAgtgctttttctatgtcagagtgaATGAGGGGATGGTCTTATAGACTGTCCTCTAATCTCCAAATGTATGGTGTTATTGGGCTATCAGGCCAAGTGATTTGGCATataattggggcatggtctgaccacgatATCGGGCGTATAGATATTTGGTTGATAAGAGTGAGACCTATGGAGTCTGTCAGAATGTAATCAATTCTGGAGTACATTTTGTGTGGGGGAGAGTAGAAAGTGAAATCCCGCATTGTGGGATGAAGGGTATGCCATATATCATATAGTGCCAGGGATTGTATTTGGTTGTTAATGTATTTGATGTCTCTTTTTGGTATGTTTGTTGAGCCTCCCGATTTATCTATGTCTGGGATGAGCTGGACGTTAAAGTCCCCCCCAACAAACAATGTGCCCTTAGTGTGGTCTAGTATTTTCCTCGATAGGTTACGCATGAAGGCTGATTGCTGTGTTTGGGAAATATGTATTGACAATCGTGATGGGTCGGCCATAAAGAAAACCTGTCAGAATGAGTAGCCTCCCTTCTAGGTCTTTTTCTATCTGTGTAACTTCCagtgggaggttttgtctgatcAATATGCCTATACCACTTTTTTTGGCAGGGCCAGAGGAGAAGTATGCTGTTTTATATATGTGATGGTGCCATTTTGGCTCTGCTCCTTTTTTAAAATGTGCCTCCTGTATAAGGATTATGTCCCCTTTCTGTTTATATAGGTCATTTAATATTATTGATAGCTTTTGAGGTATGTTAAACCCTTTCACATTGATTGAAATGATAGCGATCGGATGTACAGAAGGTGTTTTGGCCATCTTTAGAGAGGTTAGACAGTGCCTTGGTCATATGATTCAACTCCCTGGTTAGTGTTGCTGGATAACGTAGGCGGGCCCTCAAGGAACCCGGGCAAGTCCCACTCTGTCCTGTGATGTATAGCTATCTGTGTCATGCAGCCGGCGCTATATTGTTTGGGTAGAAGGGGAAGGGGTAGAGGGGAGTGGGTGTACAATGTTCAGTTAACAGCAATTGAGCAATAATTTGAGAaagcaagtggagtgctatttaactttAGTACTATTTGTGTTGTAAGGCAGTATAACAACCTGTGACAATAACAATGAACTTAAAACAAGATAACAGGCCTATACCTATCAGGTGTGAAACTGATTCAACAATTGAGGGCTGTGGCCCTCACCCCTAGTGGGGCATTCTTATAAACATTAAAACAAACTATACTTAGTAGCAGGATACTATTACATATACAGGGATTGAAAAGGCTGTAGTGCTGCGctgcccccattttttttttttttaattaggtggccatgcaacaaagttgcaggacaacctattgttattgtcaggattattaggtggccatgcaacgaagttgcaggacaacctattgttattgtcaggattattattattattattatttttattattccaccactttttctattgcccataacttttaaactgctaaagcaaagctcttgaaatcaggtatgctggtacagcctattgctctgctacatctcatgcaatatttaactcataggtcataaggttacgcagccatacagggagtgcagaattattaggcaaatgagtattttgaccacatcatcctctttatgcatgttgtcttactccaaactgtataggctcgaaagcctactaccaattaagcatattaggtgatgtgcatctctgtaatgagaaggggtgtggtctaatgacatcatcaccctatatcaggtgtgcataattattaggcaacttcctttcctttggcaaaatgggtcaaaagaaggacttgacaggctcagaaaagtcaaaaatagtgagatatcttgcagagggatgcagcactcttaaaattgcaaagcttctgaagcgtgatcatcgaacaatcaagcgtttcattcaaaatagtcaacagggtcgcaagaagcgtgtggaaaaaccaaggcgcaaaataactgcccatgaactgagaaaagtcaagcgtgcagctgccaagatgccacttgccaccagtttggccatatttcagagctgcaacatcactggagtgcccaaaagcacaaggtgtgcaatactcagagacatggccaaggtaagaaaggctgaaagacgaccaccactgaacaagacacacaagctgaaacgtcaagactgggccaagaaatatctcaagactgatttttctaaggttttatggactgatgaaatgagagtgagtcttgatgggccagatggatgggcccgtggctggattcgtaaagggcagagagctccagtccgactcagacgccagcaaggtggaggtggagtactggtttgggctggtctcatcaaagatgagcttgtgggaccttttcgggttgaggatggagtcaagctcaactcccagtcctactgccagtttctggaagacaccttcttcaagcagtggtacaggaagaagtctgaatccttcaagaaaaacatgattttcatgcaggacaatgctccatcacacgcgtccaagtactccacagcgtggctggcaagaaagggtataaaagaagaaaatctaatgacatggcctccttgttcacctgatctgaaccccattgagaacctgtggtccatcatcaaatgtcagatttacaaggagggaaaacagtacacctctctgaacagtgtctgggaggctgtggttgctgctgcatgcaatgttgatggtgaacagatcaaaacactgacagaatccatggatggcaggcttttgagtgtccttgcaaagaaaggtggctatattggtcactgatttgtttttgttttgtttttgaatgtcagaaatttatatttgtgaatgttgagatgttatattggtttcactggtaaaaataaataattgaaatgggtatatatttgttttttgttaagttgcctaataattatgcacagtaatagtcacctgcacacacagatatccccctaaaatagctataactaaaaacaaactaaaaactacttccaaaactattcagctttgatattaatgagttttttgggttcattgagaacatggttgttgttcaataataaaattaatcctcaaaaatacaacttgcctaataattctgcactccctgtattgctttttgcaacaaatttcgagaaacgcttaataatctttatctctggaactgcttgtgttataactttgaaacttgctgtgctcagtgctgctatgaactagatttgccattgctcaacagaagtgccttggtcacatgatgtagcagccatcttgcattttgcgaaaatctttaaacatcttcttctcttaaaccgcttagtgcaataatgcacaattttgcacatatactccttgcaaggtcctctaccaagtttgttcaaactgcgatttttccataatcaacatggctgctgtgagtcattaaccttaaagacaatattgcagttaaaaaacgcattgcgcagtcgccttcgtgaaataaaatatttgca
This genomic stretch from Bombina bombina isolate aBomBom1 chromosome 4, aBomBom1.pri, whole genome shotgun sequence harbors:
- the LOC128655456 gene encoding putative nuclease HARBI1, with the translated sequence MRILNVVAGFPGSSHDAYILRNSGVWRLFETNQMPEGHLLADSAYPLKKWIWTPLKENQVVGPAELRYNEAHIRTRAIIERLFGVLKMRFRCLDRSGGDLQFSPEKAIKIIVACCCLHNMAQEHGMLNDLLPTPQPPGEIFEPDVINHPQPLNAHLERSATIQDFFSD